A genomic stretch from Desulfotignum balticum DSM 7044 includes:
- a CDS encoding B12-binding domain-containing radical SAM protein, producing the protein MPDGPHVLCVNPWIHDFAAFDFWLKPLGLLTLAGLLRDAGVRISFIDCLDRFHPKETGPVKTAWDGRGPFRKTPILPADVIPPSAGPLPRTRKQFFRYGILPDWFRKDLEALDPPDLILVTSLMTYWASGVTETISVIRSVFPDVPIVLGGKYATLCQEHAAAFSGADLVITGQGEPALENMITRFTGRPLLVNDRPDDPPFPALDLCSKLTFAPVLTTRGCPFSCEYCASSFLEPRMVRRSPDRVFEEICHWHHQHHIKNFAFYDDALLVNGPNHAYLLMEKIIDAGLDLFFHTPNALHIREITPEAADLMFRAGFKTIRLGLETAAFSKDRQYDVKVRADEFFRAVNALKTAGFDAQQIGAYLLCGLPDQNLDDVAASMAFVKKAGVLPVLAFYSPIPHTPLWETAVSGARFDLNRHPVFTNNSLFPCVRSEADRARISRLKNQRVSDIV; encoded by the coding sequence ATGCCGGATGGGCCCCATGTGCTGTGTGTGAATCCCTGGATTCATGATTTTGCCGCCTTTGATTTCTGGTTGAAACCCCTGGGATTGCTGACCCTGGCCGGGTTGCTGCGTGATGCCGGAGTCCGGATCAGTTTCATCGACTGCCTGGACCGGTTTCATCCAAAGGAGACAGGCCCGGTGAAAACCGCATGGGACGGCCGGGGACCGTTCCGGAAAACCCCGATCCTTCCGGCGGATGTGATCCCGCCCTCGGCCGGCCCCCTGCCCCGGACACGAAAACAATTCTTTCGTTACGGCATTCTGCCTGACTGGTTCAGAAAAGATCTGGAAGCATTGGACCCGCCGGACCTGATTCTGGTCACATCCCTGATGACCTACTGGGCCTCCGGCGTCACGGAAACCATTTCCGTGATCCGGTCCGTGTTTCCGGATGTCCCAATTGTCTTAGGAGGAAAATACGCCACCTTATGCCAGGAGCATGCCGCCGCCTTTTCCGGAGCAGACCTTGTGATCACGGGCCAGGGGGAGCCGGCCCTGGAAAATATGATCACCCGGTTCACTGGCCGGCCCCTTCTTGTGAATGACCGGCCGGATGATCCGCCGTTTCCGGCCCTGGACCTGTGTTCAAAACTGACGTTTGCACCGGTTTTAACGACCCGGGGGTGCCCGTTTTCCTGTGAGTACTGCGCCTCTTCTTTTCTGGAACCCCGCATGGTCCGCCGGTCCCCGGATCGGGTGTTTGAAGAGATCTGTCACTGGCACCACCAGCATCACATAAAAAATTTCGCATTTTATGATGATGCCCTGCTGGTGAACGGACCCAATCATGCCTACCTGCTGATGGAAAAAATCATTGACGCCGGCCTGGACCTGTTTTTCCACACCCCCAATGCCCTGCATATCCGGGAAATCACCCCTGAAGCGGCCGATCTCATGTTCCGGGCCGGATTTAAAACCATTCGTCTGGGACTGGAAACGGCGGCCTTTTCAAAAGACCGGCAATACGATGTCAAGGTCCGGGCCGATGAATTTTTCCGGGCCGTGAATGCCTTGAAAACAGCCGGATTCGACGCACAGCAGATCGGGGCGTATCTGTTGTGCGGCCTGCCGGACCAGAATCTGGATGATGTGGCCGCGTCAATGGCGTTTGTCAAAAAAGCCGGGGTGTTGCCCGTACTGGCCTTTTACAGCCCCATTCCCCACACCCCGCTGTGGGAAACGGCCGTCTCCGGGGCCCGGTTCGATCTTAACCGGCACCCGGTGTTCACCAACAACAGCCTGTTTCCCTGTGTCCGGTCTGAAGCGGACCGGGCGCGGATTTCCCGATTGAAAAACCAGCGGGTTTCAGATATAGTTTAA
- a CDS encoding MlaD family protein, producing MIRFSSAFSHIFYSIVTVLAGVFLFAGCTGYGFTISFDQVNGLKETDPVMFEETRVGQVKKITYTKDAVFLVSVEIAGQFSDCATEDSRFFIGQGPDETAGKAVIIEQARTGGTKIPADAVVDGSPASPAAAAAASMDEMWQALGKKMADMMAQIETIPETEEYQAMKDAMAELEQKLKDSGQKMSDTLKNDVLPLLEEKIKALSDSLRQQGQENKADDLEKDFGRLQDI from the coding sequence ATGATACGGTTTTCCAGCGCTTTTTCCCATATTTTTTACAGTATCGTGACGGTGCTGGCCGGTGTTTTTCTTTTTGCCGGATGCACGGGCTATGGTTTCACCATTTCTTTTGACCAGGTAAACGGATTAAAGGAAACGGATCCCGTGATGTTTGAGGAAACCCGGGTCGGACAGGTGAAAAAAATCACCTATACCAAAGACGCGGTCTTCCTGGTGTCCGTTGAAATTGCCGGTCAATTTTCAGACTGCGCCACGGAAGATTCCCGGTTTTTCATCGGACAGGGACCGGATGAAACGGCCGGCAAAGCTGTGATCATTGAACAGGCCCGGACGGGCGGCACAAAAATCCCCGCCGATGCCGTGGTTGACGGCAGTCCGGCATCTCCGGCTGCGGCCGCCGCCGCTTCCATGGATGAGATGTGGCAGGCGTTGGGAAAAAAGATGGCCGACATGATGGCACAGATTGAAACCATTCCGGAAACCGAAGAATATCAGGCCATGAAAGATGCCATGGCCGAACTGGAACAAAAGCTGAAAGACTCCGGACAGAAAATGAGCGATACCCTGAAAAACGATGTTCTCCCTTTGCTGGAAGAAAAGATCAAAGCCTTGTCAGACAGCCTCCGACAGCAGGGGCAGGAAAACAAGGCAGACGATCTGGAAAAGGATTTTGGGCGGCTTCAGGATATTTAG
- a CDS encoding PDDEXK nuclease domain-containing protein, giving the protein MSELNKNNPGPDYARLLTEVKERVRSAQYAALKVVNAELVRLYWDIGRMIAERQETSGWGRSVVENLSKDLRREFPGVGGFSVQNLWYMRQFYLEYSGHEKLQPLVGEIAWAHNLAIMSKCKDPLEREFYIRMTRKFGWSKNVLIHQIDNQSYEKSLLGQTNFDQALTSRLRAQAKLAVKDEYTFDFLELGEEHGERELERALIARIEDFLRAMGGMFAFMGSQYRLEIDGEEFFIDLLLFHRRLRCLVAIELKIGKFRPEFVGKMQFYLTTLDRQVRQEDENPSIGIILCKEKSRTIVEYALHDARKPIGVATYEITRTLPKELKGQLPQPEEIAALLEGIEK; this is encoded by the coding sequence ATGAGCGAACTGAACAAAAATAATCCCGGCCCGGATTACGCACGCCTCCTCACCGAGGTGAAAGAGCGCGTCCGTTCAGCGCAGTACGCCGCGCTGAAAGTGGTCAATGCGGAGCTGGTCAGACTTTACTGGGATATCGGGCGGATGATCGCCGAACGTCAGGAGACGTCCGGATGGGGCCGGTCGGTCGTGGAAAACCTGTCTAAGGACTTGCGGCGGGAGTTTCCCGGAGTCGGTGGTTTTTCAGTGCAGAACCTCTGGTACATGCGCCAGTTTTATCTGGAATACAGCGGCCATGAAAAACTCCAACCACTGGTTGGAGAAATTGCCTGGGCTCATAATCTCGCCATCATGAGCAAGTGCAAGGACCCACTGGAACGTGAATTCTATATCCGCATGACCCGCAAATTCGGCTGGTCCAAGAATGTCCTTATCCATCAGATCGACAACCAGAGCTATGAAAAATCCCTGCTCGGCCAGACCAATTTTGACCAGGCGCTGACGTCCAGGCTTCGTGCCCAAGCCAAATTGGCGGTGAAAGATGAATACACCTTCGATTTCCTGGAACTGGGCGAGGAACACGGCGAGCGGGAGCTGGAGCGGGCGCTCATCGCCCGGATCGAAGATTTCCTCCGGGCCATGGGCGGCATGTTTGCTTTCATGGGGAGTCAATACCGGCTGGAAATTGACGGCGAAGAGTTCTTTATCGACCTCTTGCTGTTTCACCGTCGTCTGCGCTGCCTGGTGGCCATCGAGCTGAAAATAGGGAAATTCAGGCCGGAATTCGTCGGAAAAATGCAGTTTTACCTGACCACACTGGACCGGCAGGTCCGGCAGGAGGACGAGAACCCTTCCATCGGCATCATTCTCTGCAAGGAAAAGAGCCGCACCATCGTCGAGTACGCCCTGCATGACGCCCGCAAACCCATCGGCGTGGCCACATATGAAATCACCAGGACGCTGCCCAAAGAGCTGAAGGGGCAGCTGCCCCAGCCGGAAGAGATTGCGGCCTTGCTGGAGGGAATTGAGAAGTGA
- a CDS encoding secondary thiamine-phosphate synthase enzyme YjbQ, whose amino-acid sequence MIIGIKTDSRTQMKDITGQVRQVVKDSGIQNGLVHVCSMHTTGAVTINENADPAVPVDILKTLNKVIPWDDGYTHLEGNSAAHIKVSLFGPSEMVALENGDLVLGTWQSIFFCEFDGPRNRKVNVTILADQ is encoded by the coding sequence GTGATAATTGGTATCAAAACCGACAGCAGAACCCAGATGAAAGATATCACCGGTCAAGTGCGGCAGGTGGTAAAGGATTCCGGCATCCAAAACGGGCTGGTGCATGTCTGTTCCATGCACACCACAGGCGCGGTCACCATCAATGAAAATGCGGATCCGGCCGTCCCGGTGGATATTTTAAAGACCCTCAACAAAGTCATCCCCTGGGATGACGGGTACACCCATCTGGAAGGCAATTCCGCGGCCCACATCAAAGTCAGCCTGTTCGGACCGTCGGAAATGGTGGCCCTGGAAAATGGAGATCTGGTGCTGGGCACCTGGCAATCCATCTTTTTTTGTGAATTTGACGGGCCCCGGAACCGGAAGGTGAATGTCACGATTCTGGCGGATCAGTAA
- a CDS encoding DMT family transporter produces MKLIWLLTALVAGMMAPVQAGFNGKMGRAIGDPVYAALISFFVGTLGLLVYGLVLRTDFTAVRQAAGIEWWVWLAGLLGAFYVTSVIILTPRLGATLTFSLVVAGQLLMAVALDHYGLLGVPVQTISWLRILGIALITAGVVLIRKF; encoded by the coding sequence ATGAAACTGATATGGCTGCTCACCGCCCTTGTGGCCGGCATGATGGCCCCGGTCCAGGCCGGGTTCAACGGAAAAATGGGCCGGGCCATCGGGGATCCCGTGTACGCGGCCCTGATCTCATTTTTTGTGGGCACCCTGGGACTGCTGGTTTACGGCCTTGTTTTGCGTACGGATTTCACCGCCGTGCGCCAGGCAGCCGGCATTGAATGGTGGGTCTGGCTGGCCGGGCTCCTGGGGGCGTTTTATGTGACGTCCGTGATCATTTTGACCCCCCGGCTGGGCGCCACCCTCACCTTCAGCCTGGTGGTGGCGGGCCAGTTGCTCATGGCCGTGGCCCTGGATCATTATGGCCTGCTGGGGGTGCCCGTGCAGACCATCTCCTGGCTGAGGATCCTGGGCATTGCCCTGATTACCGCGGGTGTGGTGCTGATCCGGAAATTTTAA
- the ahbB gene encoding siroheme decarboxylase subunit beta, producing the protein MITDLEKKVIALLQTDIPVVQRPFRQMAEKIGVTEEKFLEVLTDLNQRGIIRRFGATLKHQKSGFKANAMVAWNVDESRVEPVGTAMAQFDEITHCYSRNPAPGWPYNLYTMVHAANEDQCRALAEKISQTVGETDYILLFSRKELKKTSMKYFED; encoded by the coding sequence ATGATAACGGATTTAGAAAAAAAAGTGATTGCCCTGCTCCAGACCGACATTCCCGTGGTGCAACGGCCGTTCAGGCAGATGGCTGAAAAAATCGGTGTGACCGAAGAAAAATTTCTGGAAGTGCTGACGGATCTCAACCAGCGGGGGATCATTCGGCGGTTCGGAGCGACATTGAAACACCAGAAATCCGGTTTCAAAGCCAATGCCATGGTGGCCTGGAACGTGGATGAATCCCGGGTGGAGCCCGTGGGCACGGCCATGGCACAGTTTGATGAAATCACCCATTGCTACAGCCGGAATCCGGCGCCGGGCTGGCCTTATAACCTGTATACCATGGTTCATGCCGCCAATGAGGACCAGTGCCGGGCATTGGCGGAAAAGATTTCCCAAACCGTGGGAGAGACCGATTATATCCTGCTTTTCTCCAGAAAAGAGCTGAAAAAAACATCCATGAAGTATTTTGAAGATTGA
- a CDS encoding DUF1178 family protein, whose protein sequence is MIVFDLECINGHAFEGWFQDKQEMETQQEQGLLQCPVCDTTAVVQKLHPIAIKTSAPVRARSNEAHQALQAGQEAMAELTERVARFVENNFEDVGTSFAKEALKMHYGASEHRSIRGTTTREEEKTLQKEGVPVIKIPVYKKPDEEFN, encoded by the coding sequence ATGATCGTATTTGATCTGGAATGCATCAACGGCCATGCGTTTGAAGGGTGGTTCCAGGACAAGCAGGAGATGGAAACCCAGCAGGAGCAAGGTCTGCTGCAATGTCCCGTCTGCGATACCACCGCCGTGGTCCAGAAGCTTCACCCCATTGCCATCAAGACCTCGGCACCTGTCCGGGCCCGATCAAATGAGGCACACCAGGCATTGCAGGCCGGTCAGGAAGCCATGGCCGAACTCACGGAACGGGTGGCCCGGTTTGTGGAAAACAATTTTGAAGATGTCGGCACATCCTTTGCCAAAGAAGCCTTGAAGATGCATTACGGGGCATCTGAACATCGCAGCATCCGGGGGACCACCACGCGTGAAGAGGAAAAAACACTTCAGAAAGAAGGGGTGCCCGTGATCAAAATCCCTGTTTACAAAAAACCAGACGAGGAGTTCAATTAA